DNA sequence from the Chryseobacterium indicum genome:
ATTTAAAATGACGAAATATTCTGTTTTCTACAGTGAAGAAATTCCGGTTATTGTAAAAAAAATAGCGAAAGCCAGATACAATAATATTCTTAAACGATCATTGTTATTGGGATTGATTTCTTTTGCTGTCAATATTCTTTTGATTTTTTTAGCCAATAATGAGGAAGTTTACAGTAGTCTTTTCAAAATACAAAATGGATTGTTCGTTCTGTTTACTTTTGGAGTCTGGTTTTTTAATCGTAAAATCTGGAAATATGTAAAACAGGATTTTAAATACAGAGGCAGACTTTTTTATTCTATGTATCAGCAAAATACTGGCTTACTGGTTGTTTCTATGACTTCAATGGCACAGATCATTTCCAAGAAAGGTATTTATCCGTATCTGTTTTTCAGAACTAACGATCACAGCGAAATTATTTTTGTTCTGGCAACTTTAGTTCTTCCTTACTGTATACAGGTAATGATTATTTTCGGTGTTGTGAATTTTTTTGAACATAAAAAGGCATTAGAAAAAATGAAAGACTTTCTGAATGTTTCTGCTGAATAATCTACATCTTCATTGCATTTCCTTTTGAAGAATTCATCTCCGAAATAGTACTTTCCAAAGCATCTGTAATTTTTTTGATCTCAATGTGAGGTTTAAAGGTAAATCCTTTTCCCTGTTCCTCATCGGCGATATTGGAAAGAATAATAACCGAAGTTTTTGTTTCGGGATAAAAGATATTTAATGAAGGAGAACCTTTAACATAACCGCTGTGAAAAAATGCCAACGGTTTCCCGATGTTGCTCATAATTCCGTAGCCGTAACCCATTTTCCCGAAAATCGCATGATGTCTTTCCGCGCTTTTAGATTCAAACTTTTTCAGTGTTTCAGGACGGAGGATTTTTCCGCTGTATAAAGCAGTGTTCCAGACATGAAGATCATTAATGGTGGATAAAATTCCGCCTGCAGGAACTCCGATATCTTTACCGGCAAGTCTTTTCGGCATATTCTGGATTTTTTCGAAATTTTTTCGGTTGCCTAAATAAGCTCCGGCAAAGTTTTCGCCTTCAAAAGAAGTTGCGGTTGAAGAGTGATTCATTCCGGCTTTTTTGAATAAATCCAAAACATTTTCGTCATACGATTTACCCGAAACTTTCTCCACAATTTTTCCCAGAGTATTAAAACCGTCATTAGAATAAAAAAAATCTGTTCCGCTTTTAAACTGGAGCTTTCCGCCTAAAGTATTCAGTCCTGAAGTATGATTCAGAAGCTGATGAATGGTAATATTTTCGTAATTTTTATTTTGAAACTCCTTTAAATACGTTGAAACTTTATCGTCCACATTCAGTTTTCCCTGTTCCATCTGAAGCAGAATTAAAGCAGCAGTGAACTGCTTGCTTACAGAACCAATGGCAAAAACAGTACTGTCACTAATCTTTAACTGATCTTTAAAATCTGCAAAACCCCGATTTTTTCGGTACAACTCAACAGAATCTTTAAAAACAGCGACACTCCCGTTAAACTGATATTTTTTGAAAACAGAATCGATCTGGTTTTTCAGAAGACTTTTTTCGAAAGCAATCATGGTGCTGTCTGCAATTGCCTGTCGGTCAGTTGTTTTTGCAGAGGGGATGAATTTTATTTCCTTTTCACATGAAATCAGACCGATAAAAAGAAAAGCAGAAAGAGTAGAAAAGAGAAAATTTTTAATCATTTATTGTTTTTCTTTTGGGAAGCAATTTTTATGCCTTGTGAAGAAAAATTACAGAAATAATTATTTTACAAAAACAATAAAAATATCTTTTACCAGATCGCTTTCTGTAAAAAATTTAGTAAAAGGTTTTGGAATGTAATAAATGGAGTATTTGCTGCTGTACAAAGAATAGCTTTTGTTGAAAAGTTTATAATCCATTCGCTTTCCGTGCAGAAAAATGACAGAATTTTCTTCTGCATAAGGCGGTCCGAAACTTACTTCACCTAATTCTTTATAAATTCCGTTATCCGGAAGTTTTATGACGGACTTTTGTGTGATTTCATTTTTGCTGAAAACTTTCAGTTTTTGATCGAAATTATAAGAAAAAGGGCTGAATTCCAAAAGATAATTCTCTTCCTGAGCTAACTCCTGAGGAATTTCCAGCGAGTAAAAACCGTCTTCGTTAGTTTCGGTGGAATATACTTTACTAATGGTGATTAAATTTACATACGCTTTTACGGGTTTGCCTTCTTCGCTGGTTACAATTCTTCCGGAGGCTGTTAATTTTTCGCCACCTTCTGTGTTTTTGTTTTGAATTTTTTCTGCGGATAAATTTTT
Encoded proteins:
- a CDS encoding serine hydrolase domain-containing protein, whose product is MIKNFLFSTLSAFLFIGLISCEKEIKFIPSAKTTDRQAIADSTMIAFEKSLLKNQIDSVFKKYQFNGSVAVFKDSVELYRKNRGFADFKDQLKISDSTVFAIGSVSKQFTAALILLQMEQGKLNVDDKVSTYLKEFQNKNYENITIHQLLNHTSGLNTLGGKLQFKSGTDFFYSNDGFNTLGKIVEKVSGKSYDENVLDLFKKAGMNHSSTATSFEGENFAGAYLGNRKNFEKIQNMPKRLAGKDIGVPAGGILSTINDLHVWNTALYSGKILRPETLKKFESKSAERHHAIFGKMGYGYGIMSNIGKPLAFFHSGYVKGSPSLNIFYPETKTSVIILSNIADEEQGKGFTFKPHIEIKKITDALESTISEMNSSKGNAMKM